In Carassius carassius chromosome 5, fCarCar2.1, whole genome shotgun sequence, one genomic interval encodes:
- the hmgn7 gene encoding high mobility group nucleosomal binding domain 7: MPKRKGTDGEVKEEPQRRSARLSAKPTTPKPEPKPKKTPKKEKEVNDKKEDKKAKAKAEESKEENQSENGETKTNEVEKTPDEAAEAEKEDPKTE, encoded by the exons ATGCCCAAGAGAAAG GGAACTGATGGAGAAGTCAAGGAAGAG CCTCAGAGAAGGTCTGCTAGATTATCTGCG AAACCAACAACTCCAAAACCTGAACCCAAACCGAAAAAAACTCCCAAG AAAGAGAAGGAAGTGAACGATAAAAAGGAAGACAAGAAAGCAAAGGCTAAGGCTGAGGAGTCCAAGGAGGAGAACCAATCAGAAAACGGGGAGACTAAGACCAATGag GTTGAGAAAACTCCAGACGAAGCGGCAGAGGCTGAGAAGGAAGACCCGAAGACAGAGTAG
- the LOC132140457 gene encoding TLR adapter interacting with SLC15A4 on the lysosome-like: protein MLGEAFLHVLNCTEDITNHDGRAHTHSSAPMTRPDPCAANAVARSPLTTRTVRAGRPECLEKQGKYRASAPSNGMPILSCSGEDHLGMMLFGSWCCPSFCKNYPDLRLAGGRLEHCSPHNPDLLNPPDARPLLQSQDLSSLEPSLEAGQQAEAVTQPDEEYLVMESVQGPGWERRLTNSMLNGYLEVQMLEVFCQHMHNMACCGSSLLSTDVMPALVPTSLTVAKEQLDSSSNNVVQYLSACSAPATSHFSSPVLRISEAE from the exons ATGCTCGGAGAAGCCTTCCTTCATGTCCTGAACTGCACAGAAGACATCACAAATCATGATGGACGTGCTCATACACACTCATCCGCCCCCATGACCCGTCCTGACCCCTGTGCAGCGAACGCTGTTGCCAGATCTCCTCTGACAACACGAACTGTGAGAG CTGGCAGGCCTGAATGCCTGGAAAAGCAAGGGAAGTACCGAGCCTCTGCACCCAGCAACGGTATGCCCATTCTCAGCTGTAGCGGAGAGGATCACTTGGGCATGATGCTGTTTGGCTCCTGGTGCTGTCCCAGCTTCTGCAAAAACTATCCAGACCTCCGGCTTGCTGGTGGCCGGCTGGAGCACTGCAGCCCTCATAACCCAGACCTGCTCAACCCACCAGACGCCAGGCCACTGCTACAATCACAGGACCTAAGCTCTCTGGAACCCTCTCTGGAAGCAGGTCAACAGGCAGAGGCTGTAACCCAGCCGGACGAGGAGTATCTTGTCATGGAAAGTGTTCAGGGTCCTGGCTGGGAGAGAAGGCTTACCAACTCCATGTTGAATGGCTATCTAGAAGTCCAAATGCTGGAGGTGTTTTGTCAGCACATGCATAACATGGCGTGCTGTGGATCATCATTGCTGAGCACTGACGTCATGCCGGCACTGGTGCCCACTAGCCTGACTGTAGCCAAAGAACAGCTGGATTCTTCATCCAATAATGTTGTGCAGTATTTAAGCGCTTGTTCAGCACCAGCCACATCACACTTCAGCTCACCTGTGCTGCGAATCTCAGAAGCTGAGTAA